In Triticum aestivum cultivar Chinese Spring chromosome 5B, IWGSC CS RefSeq v2.1, whole genome shotgun sequence, the following proteins share a genomic window:
- the LOC123117149 gene encoding proteasome subunit beta type-2-B has product MDSVFGVVGGGFAVVAAGTSAAGRSVVFINPDNDRVTSLGSKLLLGVSGVPGDCLRLRDEVRASASKIHSAAAAADVARGAVIGCAQSANAVIAGYDKVEGPTMYAVGGTAPPERVEQYRTAGCGAGLCTTVMENHYRPGMTVKEAVALVDRCIKEVRRLGLASFVIMVVDKDGAREYTRRILRPKAVIEIKSSQGTPIVNSNN; this is encoded by the exons ATGGACAGCGTGTTCGGCGTGGTGGGCGGCGGATTCGCGGTGGTGGCCGCCGGCACCTCCGCCGCGGGAAGAAGCGTCGTATTCATCAACCCCGACAACGACAGGGTCACGAGCCTCGGCTCCAAACTGCTTCTCGGCGTGTCCGGCGTCCCCGGAGACTG CCTGCGGTTAAGGGACGAGGTGAGGGCCAGCGCGAGCAAGATCCACAGCGCCGCCGCGGCTGCTGACGTCGCCCGGGGGGCGGTGATTGGCTGCGCTCAGTCCGCGAACGCGGTGATCGCCGGCTACGACAAGGTCGAGGGCCCGACGATGTACGCCGTTGGCGGCACCGCGCCGCCGGAGCGGGTGGAGCAGTACCGCACCGCTGGGTGCGGGGCTGGCCTCTGCACGACGGTGATGGAGAACCACTACCGCCCCGGCATGACGGTGAAGGAGGCCGTGGCGCTCGTCGACAGGTGCATCAAGGAGGTCCGGCGGCTCGGGCTGGCTAGCTTCGTGATCATGGTCGTGGACAAGGATGGGGCCAGGGAGTACACCAGGCGTATACTAAGGCCGAAGGCGGTGATAGAAATAAAATCCAGTCAGGGAACGCCTATTGTAAACTCGAATAATTAA
- the LOC123115095 gene encoding putative ripening-related protein 4 produces MANMKLLAVLALVQLLSRLHVHGVSASMDMPTATATSGGGSCHVSGYLPGQSGNCNPEHGSTCCVNGHRYPQYKCSPPVSAETPAILTINSFAEGGDGGGKSFCDNRYHKDSELVVALSTGWLRLDGTNRCNKMIRINGNGQSVTAKVVDECDSVYGCDKEHNFEPPCPNNDVDASPAVWKALGLNGNIGEFKVTWSDV; encoded by the coding sequence ATGGCTAACATGAAGCTACTAGCCGTGCTTGCTCTCGTGCAGCTCCTGTCACGCCTCCACGTCCATGGCGTCTCCGCGTCCATGGACatgccgacggcgacggcgaccagCGGAGGCGGCAGCTGCCACGTCAGCGGATACCTGCCGGGCCAATCCGGCAACTGCAACCCGGAGCACGGCTCCACCTGCTGCGTCAACGGCCACCGGTACCCGCAGTACAAGTGCTCGCCCCCGGTGTCGGCCGAGACGCCGGCGATCCTCACTATAAACAGCTTCGCAGAAGGTGGAGACGGGGGCGGCAAATCGTTCTGCGACAACCGCTATCACAAGGACAGCGAGTTGGTGGTGGCACTGTCCACGGGGTGGCTGCGCCTGGACGGCACGaatagatgcaacaagatgatccgTATCAACGGGAACGGGCAGTCCGTGACGGCCAAGGTCGTCGACGAGTGCGACTCGGTGTACGGCTGTGACAAGGAGCACAATTTCGAGCCGCCGTGCCCAAACAACGACGTGGACGCGTCGCCGGCCGTTTGGAAGGCGCTGGGCCTCAACGGGAACATTGGAGAGTTCAAGGTCACTTGGTCTGATGTGTGA